In the Telopea speciosissima isolate NSW1024214 ecotype Mountain lineage chromosome 2, Tspe_v1, whole genome shotgun sequence genome, one interval contains:
- the LOC122651816 gene encoding probable inositol transporter 2: protein MEGGVLPVTDVSAFRECFSLAWKNPYVLRLAFSAGIGGLLFGYDTGVISGALLYIRDDFKSVDRETVLQESIVSTAVAGAIIGAAIGGWISDRFGRRFSLMFADFLFFVGAVIMASAPNPGLLILGRVFVGLGVGMASMTAPLYISEASPPKVRGALVSTNGFLVTGGLFLSYLLNLAFTKAPGTWRWMLGVAALPALLQFILMWFLPESPRWLYRKGREEEAISILRQIFPANAVEMEIQALKESVDSEVKEEGSSNKINFTKILKTRTVRRALVAGVGLQIFQQFVGINTVMYYSPTIVQLAGFASNQTALLLSLIIAALNTLGSIVSIYFVDKTGRKKLLLLSLTGLIVSLALLAATFHESTAESPQVSRQDTAHFSGLTCPDFQSTSASWDCMTCLKVYSTSCGFCASQTDKLKPGACLISNTTVKNMCQGEHRLWYTRGCPSRYGWVALIGLGLYVISFSPGMGSVTWIVNSEIYPLRFRGVCGGIAATANWISNLIVSQSFLSLTQAIGTAWTFLIFGVVSVVGVFFVLVCVPETKGLPIEEVEKMLDRRALHIRFWRKGSDDTKK from the exons ATGGAAGGAGGAGTACTTCCAGTAACTGATGTTTCGGCTTTCAGAGAATGTTTTTCTTTGGCATGGAAAAACCCTTATGTTCTTCGGCTAGCTTTCTCTGCGGGAATCGGTGGTTTGCTCTTTGGTTATGATACTG GAGTTATTTCTGGAGCTCTTCTTTATATTAGAGATGACTTCAAGTCTGTTGATAGGGAGACTGTTCTGCAG GAAAGCATTGTCAGTACAGCAGTCGCCGGAGCAATCATAGGTGCGGCAATTGGTGGATGGATAAGTGATCGATTTGGCCGGAGATTCTCGCTAATGTTTGCagactttctcttctttgttggAGCTGTTATCATGGCCTCTGCACCCAACCCAGGTCTACTTATCCTTGGTCGTGTTTTTGTTGGTCTCGGTgttggtatggcgtccatgacAGCTCCACTATACATATCAGAAGCTTCTCCTCCGAAAGTCCGAGGTGCCCTGGTCAGCACCAATGGTTTCCTTGTAACTGGAGGCCTGTTTCTGTCTTACCTTCTCAACTTAGCATTCACCAAG GCTCCTGGGACATGGAGGTGGATGCTTGGAGTTGCTGCACTACCAGCTCTACTTCAGTTTATATTAATGTGGTTTCTCCCAGAGTCACCACGCTGGCTTTATAGAAAG ggaagggaagaagaagccatAAGCATACTAAGACAAATATTCCCTGCAAATGCGGTTGAAATGGAGATACAAGCTCTGAAAGAATCGGTTGATTCAGAGGTCAAGGAAGAAGGATCATCAAATAAGATTAATTTCACAAAGATACTGAAAACCAGGACAGTCAGAAGAGCACTGGTAGCAGGTGTTGGACTACAGATCTTTCAACAATTTGTGGGCATTAACACAGTAATGTATTATAGCCCTACAATTGTTCAGTTGGCTGGTTTTGCATCCAACCAAACAGCTCTCCTACTATCTCTTATCATAGCAGCTCTCAATACCCTCGGCTCCATTGTGAGCATATACTTTGTAGACAAAACAGGCAGGAAAAAACTTCTGCTTCTTAGTCTAACTGGTCTTATTGTCTCACTGGCACTTCTAGCCGCTACGTTCCATGAGTCCACAGCGGAATCTCCACAGGTTAGCAGGCAGGACACAGCCCACTTCTCTGGCTTGACCTGCCCAGATTTCCAGTCCACATCTGCTAGTTGGGACTGTATGACGTGCTTGAAGGTCTATTCTACATCTTGTGGCTTCTGTGCATCTCAAACAGACAAG TTAAAACCTGGGGCATGTTTGATCTCAAATACAACAGTGAAGAATATGTGTCAAGGGGAACATAGGCTATGGTACACAAGGGGTTGCCCTAGCAGATATGGGTGGGTCGCTTTAATTGGATTAGGCCTTTACGTCATATCGTTTTCCCCTGGGATGGGTTCTGTTACATGGATTGTAAACTCTGAGATATACCCTTTGAGGTTCAGAGGTGTCTGTGGGGGTATAGCTGCTACTGCTAACTGGATCTCAAACCTGATCGTGTCTCAGTCCTTCCTCTCCTTGACACAGGCAATTGGGACTGCATGGACTTTCCTCATTTTTGGGGTAGTCTCTGTTGTTGGCGTGTTCTTTGTCTTGGTTTGTGTACCAGAGACCAAGGGGCTACCAATTGAGGAAGTTGAGAAGATGCTTGACCGGAGAGCTCTACACATTAGGTTCTGGAGAAAGGGCTCAGATGATACGAAGAAGTAA
- the LOC122652762 gene encoding glutaredoxin-C9-like encodes MMHHVNGKGLQLQGNKGNGNHVRRLSMELVRTYENMRKLASANAVVVFSLSSCCMCHVVKSLLFGLGVGPTIVELDEEKNGKEMQAVLYGLVGDGEQPLPAVFVGGKFLGGVQTVMSSHINGTLVPLLKDAGALWL; translated from the coding sequence ATGATGCATCACGTGAACGGAAAGGGACTCCAGTTGCAGGGGAATAAGGGGAATGGCAACCATGTGAGGCGGTTGTCAATGGAGCTTGTGAGGACCTACGAGAATATGAGGAAGTTGGCTTCAGCCAACGCAGTGGTGGTGTTCAGCCTAAGCAGCTGCTGCATGTGCCACGTCGTCAAGAGCTTGCTCTTTGGCCTCGGCGTGGGTCCCACCATCGTGGAGCTGGATGAAGAAAAGAACGGCAAAGAGATGCAGGCCGTACTTTATGGTCTCGTCGGCGACGGAGAACAGCCTTTGCCTGCTGTATTCGTCGGGGGCAAGTTCTTGGGTGGTGTTCAGACCGTCATGTCGTCTCACATCAATGGCACCCTCGTCCCTCTCCTCAAAGACGCCGGTGCTCTGTGGCTCTGA